Proteins encoded together in one Ictidomys tridecemlineatus isolate mIctTri1 chromosome 3, mIctTri1.hap1, whole genome shotgun sequence window:
- the Psme3 gene encoding proteasome activator complex subunit 3 codes for MASLLKVDQEVKLKVDSFRERITSEAEDLVANFFPKKLLELDSFLKEPILNIHDLTQIHSDMNLPVPDPILLTNSHDGLDGPTYKKRRLDECEEAFQGTKVFVMPNGMLKSNQQLVDIIEKVKPEIRLLIEKCNTVKMWVQLLIPRIEDGNNFGVSIQEETVAELRTVESEAASYLDQISRYYITRAKLVSKIAKYPHVEDYRRTVTEIDEKEYISLRLIISELRNQYVTLHDMILKNIEKIKRPRSSNAETLY; via the exons ATGGCCTCGTTGCTGAAAGTGGATCAGGAAGTGAAGCTCAAG gttgattctttcagggagcgGATCACAAGTGAG GCAGAAGACTTGGTGGCAAATTTTTTCCCAAAGAAGTTATTAGAACTTGATAGTTTTTTGAAG GAACCAATCCTAAACATCCATGACCTAACTCAGATCCACTCGGACATGAATCTCCCAGTCCCTGATCCCATTCTTCTCACGAATAGCCATGATGGACTGGATGGT CCCACTTATAAGAAGCGAAGGTTGGATGAGTGTGAAGAGGCGTTCCAAG GAACAAAGGTGTTTGTGATGCCCAATGGGATGCTAAAAAGCAACCAGCAGCTGGTGGACATAATTGAGAAAGTGAAACCTGAGATCCGGCTGCTGATTGAGAAATGTAACACG GTCAAAATGTGGGTACAGCTCCTGATTCCCAGGATAGAAGATGGGAACAACTTTGGTGTGTCCATTCAG GAGGAGACAGTTGCAGAATTAAGAACTGTTGAGAGTGAAGCTGCATCTTATCTGGACCAGATTTCTAG aTATTATATTACAAGAGCCAAATTGGTTTCTAAAATAGCTAAATATCCCCATGTG GAGGACTATCGCCGCACCGTGACAGAGATTGATGAGAAAGAATACATCAGTCTTCGGCTTATCATATCAGAGCTGAGGAATCAATAT GTCACTCTACATGACATGATCCTGAAAAATATCGAGAAGATCAAACGGCCCCGGAGTAGCAATGCAGAGACACTGTActga